A window from Trinickia violacea encodes these proteins:
- a CDS encoding LysR substrate-binding domain-containing protein gives MFDTVVLRSFVAVVQEGGFTHAAARLNLTQSAVSAHVRRLEKQVGRDLLARTTRSVALTADGELLLGYARAILALNHDAQAQLSRGPSEGAIRVGLSEDLTNVRLMNVMQAFAVRYPRIEFSVRVGIAAELLATMDHGELDMVIGGRCQGTRPGRVLWREPLVWAGAEWASLTPGAPVPLALLPEPCPYREAALAALARAGVDYRIALVCSSGGGLCAAAQAGFAVTPIVQTQLVHGLHVVPPDAGLPALPDVEFTMFAAAGASAHIADELGNAIVLAFVRKG, from the coding sequence ATGTTTGATACTGTGGTGCTGCGATCCTTCGTGGCCGTCGTCCAGGAAGGCGGCTTCACACATGCCGCTGCCCGTCTCAATCTGACGCAGTCCGCCGTCAGCGCGCATGTGCGGCGCCTGGAAAAACAGGTCGGCCGCGACCTGCTCGCGCGCACCACGCGCTCGGTCGCGCTCACTGCCGACGGCGAGTTGCTGTTGGGTTACGCGCGCGCGATCCTCGCGCTCAATCACGATGCTCAGGCGCAACTCTCACGCGGACCGAGCGAGGGCGCGATCCGTGTCGGCCTCTCCGAAGATCTCACCAACGTCAGGCTGATGAACGTGATGCAGGCGTTTGCGGTGCGCTACCCGCGTATCGAGTTCAGCGTCCGGGTCGGCATTGCGGCTGAACTGCTGGCCACGATGGATCACGGCGAACTCGACATGGTGATCGGCGGCCGCTGCCAGGGCACCCGCCCTGGGCGCGTGCTGTGGCGCGAGCCGCTCGTGTGGGCCGGCGCGGAGTGGGCATCGCTTACGCCCGGCGCGCCCGTGCCGCTCGCGCTACTTCCGGAGCCCTGCCCGTATCGAGAGGCTGCACTGGCCGCACTTGCGCGGGCAGGCGTCGACTATCGGATCGCACTGGTGTGTTCAAGCGGCGGCGGCCTGTGCGCGGCGGCGCAGGCCGGTTTTGCGGTGACGCCGATCGTGCAGACACAACTCGTGCATGGCCTGCACGTGGTCCCGCCGGATGCCGGCTTGCCTGCGCTGCCCGATGTCGAGTTCACGATGTTCGCCGCGGCGGGGGCATCGGCGCACATCGCCGACGAACTGGGCAACGCGATCGTGCTGGCATTCGTGCGCAAAGGATGA
- the ampC gene encoding class C beta-lactamase: protein MTTIACVVASQSQAATAVDAQQPALQRAVDAAIAPVKQQYGIPGIAVGVTVDGKHTFYNYGIASKDTRDPVTRHTLFEVGSFSKTLTATLACYAQVDGKLSLSDTAGQHLPGLRGSNLARASLLNLGTHTSGLPLYVPDSIANNEQLTTFLRDWKPEHPAGTFRLYSNPGIGTLGLIAAKSMNQPFDDAMQGMLLPALGMTHTYLDVPAGVMKDYAQGYNKNDAPVRLNPGALASEAYGIKTDTADVLRFLDVNMNVSPVDAKWQQAIACAQTGYYAIGPFVQDLIWEQYPYPVALNTLQAGNSPDVIYKGAAATELTPPLPPQSEALINKTGSTNGFSTYAVFIPARKIGIVILANKSYPIDARVAAAYRILSSLTDQK, encoded by the coding sequence ATGACGACGATCGCCTGTGTCGTCGCATCCCAAAGCCAAGCCGCCACCGCCGTCGACGCTCAGCAACCGGCACTGCAGCGCGCCGTGGACGCGGCCATCGCCCCCGTCAAGCAGCAGTACGGCATTCCGGGCATCGCGGTCGGCGTGACCGTCGACGGCAAGCACACCTTCTACAACTACGGCATCGCGTCGAAGGACACGCGCGATCCCGTGACCCGTCACACGCTCTTCGAGGTGGGCTCGTTCAGCAAGACGCTCACAGCCACGCTCGCTTGCTACGCGCAAGTCGACGGCAAGCTGTCGCTGTCCGACACGGCCGGCCAGCATTTACCGGGTCTGCGCGGCAGCAACCTCGCACGCGCGAGCTTGCTGAACCTCGGCACGCACACGTCGGGCCTGCCCCTCTATGTCCCTGACAGCATCGCGAACAACGAGCAACTGACGACGTTCCTGCGCGACTGGAAACCGGAACATCCGGCCGGGACGTTCCGCCTCTATTCGAACCCCGGGATCGGCACCCTTGGCCTGATCGCGGCGAAAAGCATGAACCAGCCGTTCGACGACGCGATGCAAGGCATGCTGCTGCCCGCCCTCGGCATGACGCACACCTACCTCGACGTGCCGGCCGGCGTGATGAAGGACTACGCGCAGGGCTACAACAAAAACGACGCCCCGGTGAGGCTGAACCCCGGCGCGCTGGCTTCCGAGGCATACGGAATCAAGACCGATACGGCGGACGTCCTGCGATTCCTCGACGTCAACATGAACGTGTCGCCCGTCGATGCCAAGTGGCAGCAAGCGATTGCGTGCGCTCAGACGGGCTATTACGCCATCGGGCCCTTCGTCCAGGACCTGATTTGGGAGCAGTATCCGTATCCGGTCGCGTTGAACACGCTGCAGGCCGGCAACTCGCCCGACGTCATTTACAAAGGCGCCGCGGCGACCGAGTTGACGCCGCCGTTGCCGCCGCAATCCGAGGCGCTCATCAACAAGACCGGCTCGACGAACGGCTTCTCGACCTACGCGGTCTTCATCCCGGCGCGCAAGATCGGCATCGTGATCCTCGCCAACAAGTCCTACCCGATCGATGCTCGGGTGGCAGCGGCCTATCGGATCTTGAGCTCGCTCACGGACCAGAAATGA
- a CDS encoding MipA/OmpV family protein yields MKITLRRERPLLLAIASLALTSGTAWADGAIGAEASGTNDSGLTILSNATNVTRWGLGAGVGVEEGAYKGYGAKTTPLPLFYFDDKWVHALGTTIDLKIGNWSGVSVALRGRYALGEGFKGSDAPILNGMENRNGAFWYGPALAWRTAFGTLSTDYLLGGNKGERANIDFSKSFDLGRFSLTPHAGVEWLSSKYVDYYYGVRPSEAEAGRPAYTGTSTWNMSVGTRVDYHFTKQQQVLLDVGVSHLGSAITDSPIVGKRYVPKVMVGYLYHFN; encoded by the coding sequence GTGAAAATTACGCTCCGCCGCGAACGTCCGCTATTGCTTGCCATTGCTTCTCTTGCGCTCACGTCGGGCACCGCCTGGGCCGACGGCGCCATCGGCGCGGAAGCGTCAGGCACGAACGACTCCGGCCTCACCATCCTGAGCAACGCCACGAACGTGACCCGCTGGGGGCTCGGCGCCGGAGTCGGCGTCGAGGAGGGCGCGTACAAGGGGTACGGCGCCAAGACCACGCCGCTGCCGCTGTTCTATTTCGACGACAAATGGGTGCACGCCCTCGGCACCACGATCGACTTGAAGATCGGCAACTGGAGCGGCGTGAGCGTCGCGCTGCGCGGCCGGTACGCGCTCGGCGAGGGCTTCAAGGGGTCGGACGCGCCGATCCTGAACGGCATGGAAAATCGCAACGGCGCGTTCTGGTACGGCCCGGCGCTCGCGTGGCGTACCGCATTCGGCACGCTGTCGACCGACTACCTGCTCGGCGGCAACAAGGGCGAGCGGGCCAATATCGATTTCAGCAAGTCCTTCGATCTGGGACGTTTTTCCCTCACGCCGCACGCCGGCGTCGAATGGCTGAGCAGCAAATACGTCGATTACTATTACGGCGTGCGGCCGTCCGAAGCAGAGGCGGGGCGCCCGGCGTACACCGGGACCTCGACCTGGAACATGTCGGTGGGCACGCGTGTCGACTACCACTTCACCAAGCAGCAGCAGGTGCTTCTCGATGTCGGCGTGTCGCATCTCGGCAGCGCGATCACCGACAGTCCGATCGTCGGCAAGCGGTACGTTCCGAAGGTCATGGTCGGCTATCTTTACCACTTCAATTGA
- a CDS encoding response regulator transcription factor, translating into MSRVAIVEDHERLAGMVRQALGDAGIEADLFRSVSEASYGVSQADYAVLIIDRGLPDGDGLAFLRSLRAAGRMTPCLMLTARDALHDRVDGLESGADDYVTKPFAMSELVARVRTLMRRPAVLTALIASFADISVDPRQRVLQCGAESVVLAPTELQIMQCLIEAAGGTVRHATLEHAAWGLGGAVTPNALEVTLHRLRKKLAAIGAATRLTNTRGAGFALQAGAQGPLSSDEPAPSKRDAGV; encoded by the coding sequence ATGTCGCGAGTTGCGATTGTCGAAGACCACGAGCGCCTCGCCGGCATGGTGCGCCAGGCGCTGGGCGACGCGGGGATCGAAGCCGATTTGTTCCGCAGCGTCTCGGAGGCGAGCTATGGCGTGAGCCAGGCCGACTACGCGGTGCTGATCATCGACCGCGGCCTGCCCGACGGCGACGGGCTTGCGTTCCTGCGTTCGCTGCGGGCCGCGGGAAGGATGACGCCTTGCCTGATGCTGACCGCGCGCGATGCGCTGCATGACCGCGTCGACGGCCTCGAGAGCGGCGCGGACGATTACGTCACGAAGCCGTTTGCGATGAGCGAGCTCGTTGCGCGCGTGCGCACGCTGATGCGCCGGCCGGCTGTGCTGACCGCGCTGATCGCGTCGTTTGCCGATATCAGCGTCGATCCCCGGCAGCGTGTCTTGCAGTGCGGCGCCGAGTCCGTCGTGCTTGCGCCGACCGAGCTGCAGATCATGCAGTGCCTCATCGAAGCCGCCGGCGGCACGGTTCGGCATGCGACGCTCGAACATGCCGCCTGGGGGCTCGGCGGCGCCGTAACGCCCAACGCGCTCGAAGTGACGCTGCATCGCTTGCGCAAAAAGCTCGCGGCGATCGGCGCGGCGACGCGGCTCACGAATACGCGCGGCGCCGGCTTCGCGCTGCAGGCGGGCGCCCAGGGCCCGCTCTCGAGCGACGAGCCGGCGCCGTCGAAACGGGACGCGGGCGTATGA
- a CDS encoding response regulator transcription factor has product MKQRILVVDGDAACRDALRVCLHASGYDVAVLYEPGKMEKRLREERPALVVMASGAVLGSGLAALKALRRSGDDLPVIMLGERDDAVERIVALECGADDFITKPFNAHEVLARIRRVLARAKDVSFQDPASRPPFSFDGFELDFASRTLRFRGEAVPLSERDYAILNLFTSAPNQVLSRERIAQGIWPETPYRPGSVSAAVHRLRRLIMSRSAIPDLIQTVRGTGYVFCSS; this is encoded by the coding sequence ATGAAGCAGCGCATTCTCGTCGTCGATGGCGACGCCGCGTGCCGCGACGCGCTGCGCGTCTGCCTGCACGCGAGCGGCTACGATGTCGCCGTGCTGTACGAGCCCGGCAAGATGGAGAAGCGGCTCCGTGAAGAGCGCCCGGCCCTCGTCGTCATGGCGAGCGGCGCAGTGCTCGGCAGCGGTCTCGCGGCGCTGAAGGCATTGCGCCGCAGCGGCGACGACCTGCCGGTCATCATGCTCGGAGAGCGGGACGACGCGGTGGAGCGCATCGTCGCGCTCGAATGCGGCGCGGACGATTTCATCACCAAGCCGTTCAACGCGCATGAGGTGCTCGCAAGAATCCGGCGCGTGCTCGCGCGCGCCAAGGACGTTTCGTTCCAGGACCCGGCATCGCGGCCGCCCTTTAGCTTCGACGGCTTCGAGCTCGACTTCGCCTCGCGCACGCTCAGGTTTCGCGGCGAAGCGGTGCCGCTGTCGGAGCGCGACTATGCGATTCTCAATCTGTTCACGAGCGCGCCGAACCAGGTGTTGTCGAGAGAGCGGATTGCCCAGGGCATCTGGCCTGAGACGCCGTACCGGCCCGGGTCGGTGTCCGCCGCGGTGCATCGCCTGCGCCGCTTGATCATGAGCCGGTCCGCCATTCCCGATCTGATCCAGACGGTGCGCGGGACCGGCTATGTGTTTTGTTCGAGCTAG